In Ascaphus truei isolate aAscTru1 chromosome 12, aAscTru1.hap1, whole genome shotgun sequence, the following are encoded in one genomic region:
- the LOC142463840 gene encoding olfactory receptor 6C1-like, which translates to MEQTNQTTVTYFIIKGISDLPELQAPIFLLVLLIYLITLCGNMTILLLVCLVHHLHTPMYFFLCNLSIIDISCMTVSLHRVLVSFISGDNTVSFLTCMTQMYMFSSLESNELLILTAMSYDRYVAICNPLHYPLVMSRNVCALLAIASWVLSFLEIIPFVVILSGFSCYRSNKINHFFCDIVPLMKLSCSDTSNLEILIFTEGIFLLNFTPLLLTFISYVFIIISILKIRSNTGRRKVFYTCSSHLTLVIFLYVTLLCQYLSPPSTDTFASNKLLSLFNTAAVPMLNPLIYSLKNKDVKSALRWSLKKCKRIN; encoded by the coding sequence ATGGAGCAGACAAATCAGACCACAGTGACATATTTCATTATTAAAGGGATTTCAGACCTGCCTGAGCTGCAGGCTCCTATCTTCCTTCTAGTTTTGCTCATTTATCTCATCACACTTTGTGGTAACATGACAATTCTTCTACTTGTCTGCCTGGTTCATCACCTGCATACTCCCATGTACTTCTTCCTGTGTAACTTGTCCATCATAGACATATCTTGTATGACCGTAAGTCTACATAGGGTCCTTGTTAGCTTCATATCAGGGGATAacactgtttcttttcttacatgCATGACACAGATGTATATGTTTTCATCCTTGGAGTCTAATGAGTTGTTAATACTGACTGCCATGAGTTATGATCGTTATGTGGCCATCTGTAACCCCTTGCATTATCCATTAGTCATGAGTAGGAATGTCTGTGCTCTGCTGGCCATTGCCTCCTGGGTGCTGAGTTTCCTCGAAATTATACCTTTTGTTGTTATATTGTCAGGCTTCTCTTGCTATAGATCCAATAAAATCAATCACTTTTTCTGTGACATTGTTCCTCTGATGAAACTCTCTTGCAGTGACACCTCTAATTTGGAGATACTAATTTTTACTGAAGGAATTTTCCTTTTAAATTTTACCCCTCTTCTTCTTACCTTCATTTCTTACGTTTTCATTATCATCTCCATACTGAAGATCCGTTCCAACACTGGGAGACGTAAAGTCTTTTACACATGTTCCTCCCACCTTACATTAGTCATCTTTCTCTATGTGACACTTTTATGCCAATATCTAAGCCCCCCATCAACGGACACCTTCGCCTCTAATAAACTGTTATCTCTCTTTAACACGGCTGCTGTCCCAATGCTAAACCCACTCATTTACAGCTTGAAAAATAAAGATGTGAAGTCAGCTCTGAGATGGTCGTTGAAAAAGTGTAAAAGGATAAATTAA